In one window of Arthrobacter pascens DNA:
- a CDS encoding ArsR/SmtB family transcription factor — protein MHIALGVEDLTKVRFQVSPLWETVTSIKALQKGTPVHRPWIEMVKERIAASTDPRAQEHLTVLTALVLPTGYIADSLTPTQQRQDSFAESLEAIRAVPREFWERDLHHLADLTAGRPSHRTIYELLSDIDAAISRILAALEWYWAAAVEPFWPRLRSVLLADIDTRLEQLARDGIQEVFKTLHPSVRPTSTGLEIMRGCCYSASSIPDPGRGLVLVPNVFVWPDTLVLNVQPFVPTITYAPRGVGRLWETVRETSESPVSALLGRTRAQILAQLDVPMTTTQLACALDLAAGTVSGHLRVLSGSGLAESLRSGREVFYRRGELGEALLSRA, from the coding sequence ATGCACATCGCGCTCGGCGTCGAGGACCTTACCAAGGTCCGTTTCCAGGTCTCACCCCTCTGGGAGACCGTCACCAGCATCAAAGCGCTGCAGAAGGGGACGCCTGTCCATCGCCCCTGGATCGAGATGGTGAAGGAGCGCATCGCCGCATCTACGGACCCTCGGGCGCAGGAGCACCTCACTGTCCTTACCGCGCTTGTGCTGCCGACCGGATATATCGCCGACTCGCTCACCCCAACGCAGCAACGGCAGGACAGCTTCGCAGAGTCGTTAGAGGCCATCCGGGCCGTTCCGAGGGAATTCTGGGAGCGTGATCTCCATCATCTGGCGGACCTCACGGCCGGGAGGCCGTCCCACCGCACCATCTACGAACTCCTGAGCGACATCGACGCCGCAATCTCCCGGATCCTCGCGGCCCTCGAATGGTACTGGGCCGCCGCCGTCGAGCCTTTCTGGCCGCGGCTGAGGTCGGTGCTGCTGGCCGACATCGATACCCGGCTGGAACAGCTGGCCCGGGACGGCATCCAGGAGGTCTTCAAGACCCTGCATCCCAGCGTGCGACCCACCAGCACGGGCCTGGAGATCATGCGGGGGTGCTGCTACTCCGCGAGCAGTATCCCGGACCCCGGTAGGGGCCTTGTGCTCGTCCCGAACGTCTTCGTCTGGCCGGACACCCTGGTTTTGAATGTACAACCCTTCGTTCCCACCATCACCTACGCCCCCCGCGGCGTCGGGCGACTCTGGGAGACTGTGCGGGAAACCTCGGAATCCCCGGTCTCGGCGCTGTTGGGGCGTACGCGCGCTCAGATCCTCGCCCAGCTGGACGTCCCGATGACGACGACTCAGCTGGCCTGTGCCCTGGACCTCGCGGCCGGGACCGTGAGCGGTCATCTCAGGGTGCTCTCGGGGAGCGGCCTCGCGGAGTCGTTGCGCTCCGGTCGTGAGGTCTTCTACCGGCGGGGCGAACTGGGTGAAGCCCTGCTCTCGCGGGCCTGA
- a CDS encoding GH32 C-terminal domain-containing protein yields MTRRTKALLSLGTVVALTAASFAIATNAARATDPDPATQQYRPYLHYTPKANWMNDPNGLVYHNGKYHMFYQYNPEGTLWGNMSWGHASSTDLIHWDEQPLAIPRGRGENEHVIEEIFSGSVVVDTLNTTGFGTVQNPPLVAIYTSNYTGDHPTLAGKQAQSLAYSVDDGQNWTKYGSNPVLNRNTSSFRDPKVFWYDNPSGADYWVMAAVEADERRVLLYKSTNLKDWNYLSDFGPANAIGGQWECPDLFPLAVDGNPDNVKWVLAVNINPGAVAGGSGGQYFVGTFNGTIFNAENIDPADQLPPGNVLAGFNGGNYSGWNVQNDPSNSSGPWGSAPASGTLSGQQAMAGSIGAGLVNGFHGGDAPVGTMESAPFTVDKDYLNFLVGGGMHPQEPGKQSGNQAPPGYLLFDGFDYPGTLTQAGWQLTGDFQAALNPSTSGGEFAIGKRINTFEGGPNQDNNVGTITSPEFYLTNTNIGFLLGGGSRPDDQLQVELLVGGVPVRKTSGTTSGDLNWKNWDVSPWYGQIARIRIVDNATGPWGHLTLDNMVLGSEPAKARSSETTVNLVVNGQTVRTASGANSERLAWTAWDVSAFKGSQATIRIVDNNRGGWGHILADEFVSSDTSRLEPHDWLDWGRDYYATVSFNNAPGGKRIMLGWMNNWDYGQNTPTTTWRGTMALPREVVLTQTPAGPRLRQQVVSQADTLKNTAATYTAAAQDIAPGTTTLPVTGDVVQIDAEFSPGTASSFGLKVLGNATESTRIGYATATQRLSIDRTNSGNEGFHPAFSSVEDARVELINGRIRLRLYVDRASVELFAQDGLTTITDQVFPTAGATDISVFSEGGTARLESMTVTPLNRAMWGG; encoded by the coding sequence ATGACCAGACGCACTAAAGCATTGCTATCACTCGGGACGGTGGTGGCCCTTACCGCCGCGTCGTTCGCCATCGCCACAAATGCTGCCCGGGCCACCGACCCCGATCCGGCTACGCAGCAATACCGGCCCTATCTTCATTACACGCCGAAGGCCAACTGGATGAATGACCCCAACGGGCTCGTCTACCACAACGGCAAGTACCACATGTTCTACCAGTACAACCCCGAGGGAACACTGTGGGGGAACATGAGTTGGGGCCACGCCTCCTCGACTGACCTCATCCACTGGGACGAACAACCGCTCGCCATCCCCCGCGGCCGCGGCGAAAACGAGCATGTCATCGAAGAAATCTTCTCCGGATCCGTGGTGGTGGACACCCTGAACACCACCGGGTTCGGGACCGTCCAGAACCCGCCCCTGGTAGCCATTTATACGAGCAATTACACAGGCGACCACCCGACCCTTGCCGGCAAACAGGCACAATCGCTGGCATACAGCGTCGACGACGGGCAAAACTGGACCAAGTATGGCAGCAACCCGGTTCTCAACCGGAACACCTCCAGCTTCCGTGACCCCAAGGTCTTCTGGTACGACAATCCGTCCGGAGCCGACTACTGGGTGATGGCCGCCGTCGAAGCCGACGAGCGCCGGGTCCTCTTGTACAAAAGCACCAACCTGAAGGACTGGAACTACCTCTCCGACTTCGGCCCGGCAAATGCCATAGGCGGGCAGTGGGAGTGCCCTGACCTGTTCCCCCTGGCCGTCGATGGGAACCCCGATAACGTCAAGTGGGTCCTGGCCGTGAACATCAACCCCGGCGCCGTGGCTGGGGGCAGCGGCGGACAATACTTCGTCGGAACCTTCAACGGCACAATATTCAACGCGGAGAACATCGATCCCGCCGACCAGCTTCCACCCGGCAACGTCCTGGCCGGCTTCAACGGCGGCAACTACAGCGGCTGGAACGTCCAGAACGATCCGTCGAACAGTTCCGGCCCCTGGGGAAGCGCCCCGGCCTCTGGAACCCTTTCAGGCCAACAGGCGATGGCGGGGAGCATCGGAGCCGGGCTAGTGAACGGCTTCCACGGCGGAGACGCTCCCGTGGGCACCATGGAATCAGCCCCCTTCACCGTGGACAAGGACTACCTCAACTTCCTGGTCGGCGGCGGGATGCATCCGCAGGAACCCGGAAAGCAGTCGGGGAACCAGGCTCCTCCCGGTTACCTGCTGTTCGACGGCTTCGACTACCCCGGAACGCTCACCCAGGCCGGCTGGCAGCTCACCGGCGACTTCCAGGCGGCACTCAACCCCTCGACGTCGGGCGGTGAATTCGCCATCGGGAAACGGATCAACACCTTCGAAGGCGGCCCGAACCAGGACAACAACGTCGGCACCATCACATCCCCGGAGTTCTACCTGACCAACACCAACATCGGCTTCCTTCTGGGCGGCGGCAGCCGCCCCGACGACCAACTCCAAGTTGAGCTGCTGGTGGGCGGCGTACCTGTCCGCAAGACAAGCGGCACCACCTCGGGAGACCTGAACTGGAAGAACTGGGACGTATCCCCTTGGTACGGGCAGATCGCCCGCATCAGAATCGTGGACAACGCAACAGGCCCGTGGGGGCATCTGACCCTGGACAACATGGTCCTCGGTTCGGAACCGGCCAAGGCCCGCAGCAGCGAAACCACAGTGAACCTGGTGGTCAACGGTCAAACAGTCCGAACGGCATCCGGCGCCAATTCCGAACGATTGGCATGGACCGCCTGGGATGTCAGCGCCTTCAAGGGCAGCCAGGCCACTATCAGGATCGTGGACAACAACCGCGGCGGATGGGGGCACATCCTGGCGGATGAGTTCGTCTCCTCGGACACATCCCGCCTTGAGCCGCACGACTGGCTGGACTGGGGCAGGGACTACTACGCCACAGTGTCCTTCAACAACGCTCCCGGCGGCAAACGCATCATGCTGGGCTGGATGAACAACTGGGATTACGGCCAGAACACCCCCACTACCACCTGGCGCGGGACCATGGCCCTGCCGCGTGAAGTTGTCCTCACCCAGACCCCCGCCGGCCCGCGCTTGCGGCAGCAGGTGGTGTCCCAAGCGGACACGCTGAAGAACACAGCCGCGACGTACACGGCGGCGGCCCAGGACATCGCGCCCGGAACAACGACACTCCCGGTGACGGGGGACGTGGTGCAGATTGACGCCGAATTCTCCCCCGGCACGGCGTCCTCGTTTGGCCTGAAAGTGCTTGGAAACGCCACCGAATCAACCAGGATCGGCTACGCCACGGCCACTCAGCGGCTCTCCATCGACAGGACCAACTCCGGCAATGAGGGCTTCCACCCGGCCTTCAGCTCAGTGGAGGATGCGCGGGTCGAATTGATCAATGGCAGGATCCGCCTGCGCCTGTACGTGGACCGCGCATCCGTGGAGCTCTTCGCCCAGGACGGCCTGACGACCATCACGGACCAGGTCTTTCCCACTGCCGGCGCGACCGACATCTCTGTCTTCTCCGAAGGAGGAACCGCCCGGCTCGAAAGCATGACAGTGACGCCCCTCAACCGGGCCATGTGGGGAGGCTGA
- a CDS encoding carboxymuconolactone decarboxylase family protein has protein sequence MGLRGGLRSTRIAPRDRQLVTLGMLTALGGCEPQLDVHINAALNVGLTTDEIVEALLHSAVYCGMPKAVNATFIAKKVFGERGLLKDQAA, from the coding sequence CTGGGCCTTCGGGGAGGTCTACGTTCGACCCGAATTGCCCCTCGCGACCGCCAACTAGTCACACTCGGCATGTTGACCGCTCTGGGCGGCTGCGAACCCCAGCTCGATGTCCACATCAACGCAGCCCTCAACGTCGGTCTCACCACGGACGAGATCGTCGAAGCGCTCCTGCACTCCGCGGTCTACTGCGGCATGCCCAAAGCCGTGAACGCCACCTTCATCGCCAAAAAGGTCTTCGGCGAACGCGGCTTGCTCAAAGACCAGGCCGCCTAG
- a CDS encoding SRPBCC family protein yields MAAYEVTRSALIPAAAEEIFPLVNNFHEWTKWSPWETVDPAMERSYAGSEAGVGARYSWSGNRKAGSGTMEIVSTSEPRDISIRLEFTKPFKSVNPTSFTFAPEGGGTRVTWTMTGENKGIGKVFALFMNMDKMVGQDFEKGLASLSQAVADRKR; encoded by the coding sequence ATGGCCGCATACGAAGTTACGCGCTCAGCCCTGATTCCCGCCGCTGCGGAGGAGATATTCCCGCTGGTCAACAACTTTCACGAGTGGACCAAATGGTCCCCCTGGGAGACGGTGGATCCGGCAATGGAACGAAGCTACGCGGGCAGCGAAGCCGGAGTGGGGGCACGTTACTCGTGGAGCGGCAACCGCAAGGCAGGCAGCGGCACCATGGAAATAGTCAGCACATCAGAGCCCAGGGATATCAGTATCCGGCTCGAATTCACTAAGCCTTTCAAATCCGTGAACCCGACCAGCTTCACCTTTGCCCCCGAAGGCGGCGGTACCAGGGTCACGTGGACCATGACTGGGGAGAACAAGGGAATCGGAAAAGTCTTCGCCCTTTTCATGAACATGGACAAGATGGTGGGACAGGATTTCGAAAAGGGACTGGCCTCGCTGTCTCAGGCCGTGGCTGACCGCAAGCGCTAG
- a CDS encoding ABC transporter substrate-binding protein: MSTRKTISRLATIGGLCTAVALTATACGAGGPAPTGSGNSTVNVLVEAGGHAELTGVAEACKKDAGIDVNFVELPYDGLFNRLSSEFSSNTVSFDVAALDSVWLPSFKDAVQPIDELFTDEAKKDIFPALVKEANVDGHFIGMPAWTNAEIILYRKDLFEDAKNKADFKAKYGYELAAPTTWKQYQEVSEFFTKDGMYGTDVKGAVETEWLAHVLQAGSPMVLDDKNNVVVDNAAHKQALDFYTSLVKSAPSGAAQVDWAAAQNLFNQGKTAMTKFWAHAYRQIPADAAVYGKVGAAPMIGGSAGVAGVPGPWYLSVPKATKNAEAAKKFIKCAYDHNDLGIESKLGLAARISAFEKYQDKPGYESFKPLIETLNGKATATRPATAKWQQIVDTVLVPTLQKAVAGGDSASLLAEAKTKIQALVK; encoded by the coding sequence ATGTCCACTCGAAAGACCATCTCCAGGCTCGCCACTATTGGCGGCCTTTGCACGGCCGTGGCCCTGACGGCCACCGCATGCGGCGCCGGGGGACCGGCCCCGACAGGCAGCGGCAACAGCACTGTCAACGTCCTCGTCGAAGCCGGCGGGCACGCCGAGCTCACGGGAGTTGCCGAGGCCTGCAAGAAGGACGCAGGCATCGACGTCAACTTCGTCGAGCTGCCCTATGATGGCCTGTTCAACAGGCTTTCCAGCGAATTCTCTTCAAACACCGTCTCCTTTGACGTCGCCGCCCTGGACTCCGTCTGGCTTCCCAGCTTCAAGGACGCCGTCCAGCCCATTGACGAACTCTTCACCGATGAGGCCAAGAAGGACATCTTCCCCGCCCTGGTCAAGGAAGCCAACGTTGATGGCCACTTCATCGGCATGCCCGCCTGGACCAACGCGGAAATCATCCTCTACCGCAAGGACCTCTTCGAGGACGCCAAGAACAAGGCCGACTTCAAGGCAAAGTACGGCTACGAACTGGCAGCCCCCACCACCTGGAAGCAGTACCAGGAAGTCTCCGAATTCTTCACCAAGGACGGCATGTACGGCACCGACGTGAAGGGCGCCGTCGAAACCGAATGGCTGGCCCACGTCCTCCAGGCCGGTTCCCCGATGGTCCTGGACGACAAGAACAACGTGGTGGTGGACAACGCGGCCCACAAGCAGGCCCTCGACTTCTACACCAGCCTCGTGAAGTCCGCACCGTCCGGAGCCGCGCAGGTTGACTGGGCCGCCGCGCAGAACCTCTTCAACCAGGGCAAGACGGCCATGACCAAGTTCTGGGCCCACGCCTACCGGCAGATTCCGGCTGACGCCGCTGTCTACGGCAAGGTGGGCGCAGCGCCCATGATCGGCGGATCCGCGGGCGTTGCCGGTGTCCCGGGACCGTGGTACCTCTCCGTTCCCAAGGCGACGAAGAACGCAGAAGCCGCCAAGAAGTTCATCAAGTGCGCCTACGACCACAACGATCTGGGCATCGAGTCCAAGCTTGGCCTCGCAGCCCGCATCTCGGCCTTCGAAAAGTACCAGGACAAGCCCGGCTATGAGAGCTTCAAGCCGCTGATCGAGACGCTCAACGGCAAGGCCACGGCAACCCGCCCGGCAACTGCGAAGTGGCAGCAGATCGTGGACACAGTACTGGTTCCGACCCTGCAGAAGGCAGTGGCCGGCGGGGACAGCGCGTCCCTCCTGGCCGAGGCCAAGACCAAGATCCAGGCCCTGGTCAAGTAG
- a CDS encoding YkvA family protein translates to MNWWDAMIAIIGGLVLIYAVLLVLLVLYARKHPETVGMRDALRLLPDLLTLLRRLTADRSLPKGIRVRLVLLLLYLASPFDLVPDFIPVIGYADDAIIVALVLRAVIRKAGHGPLERHWPGTPAGLTLVRRLAGVSANQG, encoded by the coding sequence ATGAACTGGTGGGACGCGATGATCGCGATCATTGGCGGGCTGGTCCTCATCTACGCCGTCCTGCTGGTCCTCCTGGTGCTCTACGCCCGTAAGCACCCGGAGACCGTAGGCATGAGGGATGCCCTCCGCCTGCTGCCTGACCTTTTGACCCTCTTGCGCAGGCTGACCGCGGACCGGTCGCTCCCAAAGGGAATCCGGGTCAGGCTGGTCCTGCTGCTGCTCTATCTTGCCTCTCCTTTTGATCTGGTCCCGGACTTCATCCCGGTGATCGGGTATGCCGACGACGCCATCATCGTGGCGCTGGTTCTTCGTGCCGTCATCCGCAAGGCAGGCCACGGTCCGTTGGAGCGGCACTGGCCCGGTACGCCTGCCGGACTCACCCTGGTCCGACGCCTTGCCGGCGTGTCCGCCAACCAGGGTTGA
- a CDS encoding iron chaperone codes for MAEQRATIDEYIASRPAEVQPVLQEIRNCIHETLPDAGEIISYGIPTITLDGHYIVYFAAWKHHVSVYPVPHGDQDLAAEMAPYLSGQGTLKFPLNKPVPYGIIAKVAGQLGLDRRSPK; via the coding sequence ATGGCCGAACAGCGCGCAACCATAGACGAGTACATCGCCTCCCGGCCTGCAGAGGTTCAGCCCGTTCTTCAGGAGATTCGGAACTGCATCCACGAGACGCTTCCTGATGCTGGCGAGATTATCAGTTACGGCATCCCAACGATTACGCTGGACGGCCACTACATCGTGTACTTCGCTGCTTGGAAGCACCACGTGTCTGTGTACCCCGTTCCGCACGGCGATCAAGACCTCGCGGCTGAAATGGCTCCGTACCTATCGGGGCAAGGCACCCTGAAGTTCCCGCTGAACAAGCCGGTTCCGTACGGCATCATCGCTAAGGTCGCCGGACAGCTTGGCCTAGACAGACGCAGCCCTAAGTAG
- a CDS encoding LysR family transcriptional regulator produces the protein MAVTIRQLEVLVAVLEQGGFGAAADHLRMCQSAVSHALAALEQSTGAPLVLRSPEIAATPLGDTVLTHARSVLASVRSLEATVDLHHGRAATGTVRLAAGVTVSHRLVPGLLRQWRAELPGLDIRLFEGGDNELDVWLATGAVDAAVLVDPDPVPDRGVVLARDDFCAVIRADHPLARVKRIALNDLLEDPLLVSTSGCELQIMELHEMTGSPYAPAQRVHETSTLLGMVEAGLGVAIMPSLARSMLDEKLVMVELEPRLERTLVFSGPSTRPWHPGVERMREIAERTGSNI, from the coding sequence ATGGCGGTAACGATTCGGCAGCTGGAAGTCCTCGTTGCCGTGCTGGAGCAGGGCGGATTTGGTGCCGCTGCGGATCACCTGCGGATGTGCCAGTCGGCTGTTTCGCATGCACTCGCAGCTTTGGAACAGTCCACGGGTGCGCCTTTGGTACTGCGCTCTCCTGAGATCGCAGCAACGCCTCTCGGTGATACGGTTCTCACTCATGCACGCAGTGTCCTCGCCAGCGTTCGCTCCCTTGAAGCGACCGTGGATTTGCACCACGGTCGCGCTGCGACGGGAACTGTTCGCCTCGCGGCCGGGGTAACTGTGTCCCATCGGCTCGTCCCTGGACTTCTGCGCCAATGGCGCGCGGAATTGCCTGGTCTTGATATCCGTCTCTTTGAAGGCGGCGACAATGAACTCGACGTTTGGCTCGCCACCGGAGCAGTCGATGCTGCCGTACTAGTTGACCCGGATCCGGTTCCCGATCGGGGAGTTGTCCTGGCCCGTGACGACTTCTGTGCCGTTATCCGGGCTGACCACCCTCTTGCCAGGGTCAAGCGCATCGCCCTCAATGACCTTCTCGAGGACCCGCTGTTGGTCTCAACCAGCGGCTGTGAACTCCAGATCATGGAACTGCACGAGATGACGGGATCTCCGTATGCGCCGGCGCAGCGTGTGCACGAGACCAGCACACTGCTGGGCATGGTTGAGGCGGGTCTCGGCGTCGCTATCATGCCCTCGCTGGCGCGCTCGATGCTCGACGAGAAACTAGTTATGGTCGAACTCGAGCCGCGACTCGAGCGCACTCTTGTTTTCTCTGGCCCCTCGACGCGGCCGTGGCACCCTGGTGTTGAACGTATGCGGGAGATCGCCGAACGCACGGGATCCAATATCTGA
- a CDS encoding NosD domain-containing protein gives MTTVYDVTAWSVPGNPTATPYNDIGLIINSIIADIKSQQTSQASKPGAVIYIPPGDYSLKTRVNVDISFLTIRGSGHGFTSLSIRYNSSTSGWHEVNPGGSRVRVENTDGNTEAFRVYRAGDPRLSAVVFENFCLDGVSFGSNQNSYVNGKTGILFDSANDSCRVERMGMVYLEHGLVVKDADALSVSGNFLAENGTCVKLVGSGQATKVTDNLIGAGHVGFSVYAENHWGLLVTGNNIFPRGQSMVHFKNCTRSSISANRLHGYYPGMVHFEGVCTENLVGANHFFRETEKFDPLKPYNNGRDDLFGLVHIEGGNNSVIGNHFSYDVPSGSVTPSGQTPTIILVASGNNNYLATNNTVSATAVHTVTLDSSTTGTKVLDCGSLAQFQPFQSSNSFRATP, from the coding sequence TTGACCACTGTCTACGACGTCACCGCCTGGAGCGTCCCCGGAAATCCCACGGCCACCCCGTACAACGACATCGGGCTCATCATCAACAGCATCATCGCTGACATCAAGAGCCAGCAGACCAGCCAGGCATCCAAGCCCGGAGCCGTCATCTACATCCCGCCCGGAGACTACTCCCTCAAGACCCGCGTCAACGTGGACATTAGCTTCCTGACCATCCGCGGTTCCGGCCACGGCTTCACCTCCCTCAGCATTCGCTACAACAGCAGCACCTCCGGCTGGCATGAGGTCAATCCCGGCGGCAGCCGCGTCCGGGTGGAAAATACTGACGGAAACACCGAGGCTTTCCGCGTCTACCGGGCGGGCGATCCACGGCTCAGCGCGGTGGTGTTCGAGAACTTCTGCCTGGACGGCGTCTCATTCGGGAGCAACCAGAATTCCTACGTCAATGGCAAGACGGGCATCCTGTTCGACTCGGCCAACGATTCCTGCCGCGTCGAACGCATGGGCATGGTGTATCTGGAGCACGGACTGGTGGTCAAAGACGCCGACGCCCTGAGTGTCAGCGGAAACTTCCTGGCGGAAAACGGCACCTGCGTGAAGCTCGTCGGTTCCGGCCAGGCAACCAAGGTCACGGACAACCTCATTGGTGCGGGTCACGTGGGCTTTTCGGTCTACGCGGAAAACCACTGGGGACTCCTCGTCACCGGAAACAACATCTTCCCGCGCGGCCAGAGCATGGTGCACTTCAAGAACTGCACGCGATCCTCAATCAGCGCCAACCGCCTGCACGGCTACTACCCGGGCATGGTGCACTTCGAGGGCGTCTGCACGGAAAACCTGGTCGGGGCCAACCACTTCTTCCGCGAGACCGAGAAATTCGATCCCCTGAAGCCGTACAACAATGGACGGGACGACCTCTTCGGCCTGGTGCACATCGAGGGTGGCAACAACTCCGTGATCGGAAACCACTTCAGCTACGACGTCCCCTCCGGCTCCGTTACGCCGTCGGGCCAGACGCCCACCATTATCCTGGTGGCGTCCGGAAACAACAATTACCTGGCCACCAACAACACCGTCTCGGCCACCGCGGTGCACACGGTGACCCTTGACTCATCGACCACGGGCACCAAGGTCCTGGACTGCGGATCCCTGGCCCAGTTCCAGCCGTTCCAGAGCAGCAACTCGTTCCGCGCGACGCCCTAA
- a CDS encoding DMT family transporter — MGRGRVRDKKGFALGAQYLGAAAVWGASFLFIKVAVGGLSPSQVVLGRLFFGAVVLAAVMIVTRRRWPRGLRVWGHLTAIGAIMCVVPFLLFSWAAQYLPAGLSSIFNATTPIATMIVALAILPDERLTKIKTAGIFVAAAGVVLVAAPWNAMADTASAMFLWAQLACLGGTACYGLGFSYTKRFIRGYDYDAVTVSASQIGAGAIIILMLTPFIGTGTITLTPAIAGSVLVLGGIGTGIAYVWYTNVINAWGATVASTVTYLTPIGGVLLGVLLLGETVHWNQIIGGTIVILGILVGQGRIRPPNRQNRNNDDKSSARVGIVVPNSGPQPAEPSSGG; from the coding sequence ATGGGCAGGGGCAGAGTGCGAGATAAGAAGGGTTTTGCGCTTGGCGCCCAGTACCTGGGCGCCGCGGCTGTGTGGGGAGCAAGCTTCCTGTTCATCAAGGTTGCTGTCGGCGGGCTGTCACCGTCCCAGGTGGTCCTTGGCCGGCTTTTCTTCGGTGCGGTGGTTCTGGCGGCTGTCATGATCGTCACCCGCCGGCGCTGGCCCCGCGGGTTGCGTGTATGGGGTCATCTCACGGCGATCGGAGCGATCATGTGCGTCGTTCCATTCCTTCTGTTCTCCTGGGCCGCCCAATATCTGCCTGCAGGGCTATCCAGCATTTTCAACGCGACCACACCGATCGCGACCATGATCGTGGCGTTGGCAATCCTTCCCGATGAGCGCTTGACCAAAATCAAGACCGCCGGCATCTTCGTCGCGGCGGCCGGTGTCGTCCTCGTCGCCGCACCATGGAACGCCATGGCTGACACTGCAAGTGCCATGTTCCTCTGGGCGCAGCTGGCCTGCCTTGGCGGAACCGCGTGCTATGGACTGGGTTTTAGTTACACCAAACGGTTCATTCGCGGCTATGACTACGACGCCGTGACGGTTTCCGCCTCACAGATCGGTGCAGGAGCGATTATCATTCTGATGCTCACACCCTTCATCGGAACCGGAACGATCACGTTGACCCCGGCAATTGCCGGGAGCGTGCTCGTCCTCGGCGGCATCGGAACAGGCATCGCGTACGTCTGGTACACCAACGTCATCAATGCGTGGGGAGCAACCGTCGCGTCCACAGTCACCTACCTCACGCCGATCGGCGGCGTGTTGCTCGGTGTCCTGCTTCTTGGCGAGACAGTCCACTGGAATCAAATCATTGGCGGAACCATCGTGATCCTCGGCATCCTCGTAGGCCAGGGGCGGATCCGTCCACCGAACCGTCAGAATCGGAATAACGACGACAAGTCCTCCGCCCGGGTAGGAATAGTCGTTCCGAACTCCGGTCCGCAGCCCGCCGAACCTTCATCGGGCGGGTGA
- a CDS encoding phosphotransferase, translating into MEEILLTGGNATDGVVRVGSTVRKPWTAATPSVLAYMRAMRGAGVDVPAVHGQDVQGRQVTEFVPGRLAMNSRPLSLSELSRVGHLVRAIHDASAAYEPDSGSTWVTHIPAPGGELICHNDLAPWNLLIGDRWVFIDWDGAAPSTRLWDLAYAAQAFTLNDASANPLEAARALASFIDGYGADDELRAALPVTMWQRTTAMYELLKNSHVTGVEPWGTMFTTGHGDHWHNVTQFVKDNESLWADSVRAAP; encoded by the coding sequence ATGGAAGAAATCCTCCTGACTGGCGGCAACGCCACCGATGGTGTGGTGCGCGTCGGCTCGACGGTACGCAAACCGTGGACGGCTGCTACACCGAGTGTGCTCGCGTATATGAGGGCTATGCGCGGTGCCGGCGTTGATGTGCCTGCCGTCCATGGGCAAGACGTCCAGGGGCGACAAGTGACAGAGTTTGTCCCCGGCCGCCTTGCCATGAACTCGCGCCCGTTGTCACTCTCCGAGCTGTCCCGGGTCGGCCACCTGGTGCGCGCGATTCACGACGCGAGTGCAGCCTACGAGCCAGACTCCGGCTCAACGTGGGTCACACACATTCCGGCCCCCGGGGGCGAGCTGATCTGCCATAACGACCTGGCCCCGTGGAATCTCCTCATCGGAGACCGATGGGTATTCATCGACTGGGACGGCGCCGCGCCGAGCACGCGGCTATGGGATCTCGCGTACGCCGCACAGGCATTCACGCTGAACGACGCATCGGCGAACCCACTTGAGGCGGCGCGGGCACTGGCATCCTTCATTGATGGATATGGTGCCGACGACGAGCTCCGGGCAGCGCTCCCCGTCACTATGTGGCAACGGACAACTGCCATGTACGAACTCCTCAAGAATTCGCATGTCACGGGAGTCGAACCGTGGGGGACGATGTTCACGACCGGCCATGGTGACCACTGGCACAACGTTACGCAGTTCGTGAAGGACAACGAGTCACTTTGGGCCGATTCGGTCCGGGCAGCCCCTTAG